The Branchiostoma lanceolatum isolate klBraLanc5 chromosome 1, klBraLanc5.hap2, whole genome shotgun sequence genomic sequence AACTTcactgaaaatttgatccatgtataccttagtgttggaagaaagtttagcattgtaataTGATTACTACCGACACAAATGAGCTCCGTAATGATTTGCCGacctgctacatgtaccttagcatgctgaagGTTGAACAGAGCGGTTACAACATGTATTTCGTATAATCTGATTGCACAATtgaattttaattttgcattctGTTTACCTGTTACggactcccttggaaatcagccctATTTGTTTAAAGGAAATACCTAAATATGTATCTAAGATAGAGAtgaatatacaaacaaacaggcatGACCTTACCAGGGACAGCGGCGGGTACGGTGCGTGACAGTGCGGTGACGGTTGCCGCGGCGATCTGCTCGGCGGTGTATCTCGTGCTGCAGGACTGGCCCGGGGTGCACATGTTGGGCTTGAGCAGTGTCCCCTCCAGGTAAATGTGGTGGTCCATCAGGGCCTTGTAGGTGGCAGACAGAACCTGCAGCGGAAGGAAATGTCTATCAGCTAACTGAAACATGAAATCAAAAATTTCATACCTCCTTGAAATATTGGATGTGAGTATTTGTTTCCTTCATCATTGTGAACTTCAAGCTCTGCTgctagggttggggttagggttattCAAGGATCAGAGCTGGAATTAGATCTGTTGGATGAaatttatgttatcattattgttaaccGGTGTAATAATAACTTTACACCGAACTTTTGTTAATATTATTATACATGATTTCACATTATCTGTACATGATCGGTTCTTGCTGGATGGTTCctttattgtattttgttatgttattttgaaaaaccgataaaaaattttttttttaaaaaaggaTCAGTGCTGGAATGAGCACAACTCACCCTCTCGGTGATGCGCTGAGAGGTCTCCAGGGTGTGGTCCCCGTCGGGCAGAATCTCAGGCTCCACAATGGGCACCAGTCCGTTGGCCTGGCAGATGGTGGCGTAGCGCGCCAGCACGTTGGCGTTCTCCGTGATAGCGAGGTATGAGGGGGTGGTGCCGCTGATCTTGAGCACGCAGCGCCACTTGGCGAAGCGGCAGCCATCCTTGTAGTACTGGGCGCAGCGCTCGGCAAGGCCATCCAGACCTGGATGTGGGGGATTGTAAAGAATAAAGTTTAGCTAAGGTTGTTTTATTTCAGATAATGTGCCTTTAACAATGTTCCAAATGTCAACTCATTCCATAgacaataaatgaatgaatgaactttatggctcgacagttgtacacggtacaatgtatggataAATGGataagggggcaccccctagtttattttgggtctcaattcgagtttgcacacccctaagtctagcgaccgtctcttccaggaaatacttctgagccaaaacaactgtgaataggaatgaaggctatccctctagctacaagaaaacccgagtttcggtttctttaacctttgtaattttagtaaatataagagggaaaaagtatttttccgtcaaaaatgaggcaaAATTTGGCagtttcccgtggaactaaatacattacaaaattttttgacacgaaaatgactgttagtgtcagaaagagaaaactccaaggtataatcaagcccatcataaagaaaatcctaccactgtgattttcacaataacccgacgcgcgaggtaatgcaacacggccaaaagaacgcaacaaaggtcaatctgggtcaaatgggcagtttaccttcaacgcgtatggatatccggaagtacggctcggatcgaaacgcaatttccagccaaaacacaccaattcaaacgcttttcggccatgttagtatttaatgtcagttcgaagcacattttgagaaatgtgaactcaaacccagaccctcgaaaccctttcgtcccttttttgtcgcggactaccatggaccactgtcgcggaagaactggtgcgtgcaccgatAAATGCAATAGCTGAAGACTGTGACTACAGGAATATGGATGTAAACTATGACTACAGGAATATGGATGTAACAGCAGATTGACATAATGCATGTTAAACATTTCTGTCTGTTATAATACAgcctctcttttgtaaagcacTGTACTGGGCACAGTGCTCGGCAAGGCCATCCAGACCTACGTGTAGATGTGGGGGATTGAAAGGAATCAAGTTCAAAACGCTAAATGGGGTAcagaatttcccgagcagccttcgtaacctcTGCTTCGCCTATTCAGTCAGTTGATCTTGCCTAAGCctgatgtttctgactaacatgtagggagaagagatgctgctaaATAAGCATAGTTCAGAATTGGTCCATGCAGCCTTGAACTGGGCAAACTCAAGTGTCAGTGAAATTTCATGCTGTATGGAAACAAGCCCACTGCTGCCTGTGTCATAAACCCCTGCAACAGTAATATCAATATACTGGGCACTGCTTTTACTATTAGCCGATCATTTATGAAAAAATTTGGTCTTTAAATCTTTATCCATAAATGGTTCAATCTTGAAATCAGGTGTGTGCTGTGTGCTCTTTGGTGAGACAAATTAGCATCGAGTTGTGACCTCACAGACTGAAAGGAATCTTAGTCATACTAGCTATAATGGGGTAGTCCTTTCAGTGAAGTCACAACCTGTGGCTAATTTGTCGCACCAAAGAGCATGATGTGAGTAGACCAAACCATACAGACCCGTCCTGTGCAGCTTATACCTACTTTACAAAACTGGCTTGTCATACATAATGCTGTTTGCCAATTATGTGAAATGAATCATAAAAATGAAGATTTATAGACTTACCCTGTGTGGTTCCCTCACCAGCAGTGCCGGACAGGGGGACGACTCCCTTGTCAACCTACAGGACAACAGAgggaaaaatacatttcttcaAACTTGTGCTCCTCATTTCTGTTACAATAGAAAACGTGATATTAACTTAGGTCCGCTTTATTTTGACACCTAATGTTGACGGCCGAAATCTTACTAGTCTTGAGAAAAAACttgaatccctacctaccatCCCTAGTTTTTCAGGACTTTGCTTTTATGTATATAGATGCATGATAAAGAAAGGTTTTCACAGTTGCATACACAATGTAATGTAACAAAGAGTGTGAGATAGTGCACTGAAAACAGAAGAGAGCAGTTTTAGGGGGTGGACAGAACAAAAGTGGTTTTCCCTTCCATAAAAGGTCAATCTGCTAATTCCTAAGATCAGTTTTGCATAAGGATGGAAGAGTTGTTACACGTACTGCTAAATACCCATATGCTCACAACTGCTTCACCCctaaactaaactaaatcaAAGTCATGGAAACCCAACATTTACAGTTTTCGTgtgtctgtgtagcacagtggcagagcatccggctatgaaccaataagacccaggttcaatccccagtggagtacccagacatgtccggacatgcacccagacgttgtgcccttgggaaaggcacttaacacacatttcccatgtcctaagcccagcagtagggtttgggttggcgttagccgtaaaaactcttgctacaaaaaaggacttgcacttgatgaggagttctggggcttccccatccatgtgcaagcacgcctaacccccagatgatggggaacaaaagacgttaaattggatagagagagagagagataaggCCTAATACCTTGATGCCAGGAATGATGCCCTGGTCCTGGAGCATCTTGACGAACGGCGTCCCGTCGTCCGCCTTCTGGTAGAGCGTCTCGTGGAACAGGATGACTCCGGAGATGTACTTTGGCATCTCGGAGCCGGAGGAGAACAGCAGCTGGCGGTACGTGCGTCGGTTCTCCTCGGTGTTCTCCACGCTGATGTTGGCGAAGCGCTTTCCCATGGTTCCTGGGAAGTAGACCATATGAcatcaaaatacaatattttctcTTTATATATGTACTAGTAATGAACACACTAAGAAACCACTAAGACTATAATTTGAAGTATATTGTAAACCCCCTTTATGAAAGTGTAATAGCCCAGGATAGAGCCTCATTCTGAGAAAGTGTTGTTGTGTGTTGGAATCCTGGGGTCAggaataaatctttattgacacaataaaagtacagcaacttttgtaaggtctactacatctaattcttacaaacagtcaagtggatacaaatgaatttacCTTGACATATCATATATCAAGCACCATCTGATACTGATGATGTTACATCGTGATGGAATTAAAAAATACCAATAAGTAAAGGAAAACATATTTCATTCTCATAGGATATACTGTTTGTCCAAATTCTGGATGACATTCCCAGAATTTTGCAGAACTTCCCTAGAGACCTAGATATGGATAAACTTTTGTTACATCCTACTTGTATATGTTACTATTGTAAATATTGATTGATTTGGTCTGTCTACTTTTAAAAAATTGGACTTCTAATGATTTAGATATGTTTTTTGGGATTTATAGTGTTGCCTGTTACCTGTGCTCTCATCAGCAGCCAGGATCCCCTTGCCCGGGCTCACGATGGCGTTGGCGGTCGCCGCCAGCTCTTTCTTCAGTTCTGGAGTCAGGGGGGCGTCCATCTTGGATATCTGTGTTGGTTTCTCGATGCACACACCTGGAAATTGGTGCAAGAACACAGcgtcacaaacatgtacatacaacaaAAGAGGTTGCTACTCTGGGGAACTTTCGACACGAACTATGTCTCTTCATCAACACggtaaagtcagatctcgtcttggagttctcttgtcccGTGACTTGATGTTAATCAACACATGACAAGagacaatcatcatcataaacaggctgtactacatgtattaccaccTCTGCATGAGGGCCATCCGCTGCTGTCTAATGTGGCCACGTTTTGGtgattatttttcccattgacaaaagAATTAAGAATCCTTTCTGCAATTTTCTTCATATCTATTCACTTGTGTGGTCGCTACAGACATGTTTGACTCCAACTTCAAAGCAACATTATTCATCTACCAAAAAGTGTCAGACTAGTGCCATGACTGCCTTTTGGCACCGATGTTGCAACTTAAATTGGTCACATCAGGAGTAGCAAGCAGGGGCAGTTTAAATTCTTAAGTGTACAAGTAATGTACAGGACAATTGCTGACTGCCCCACATACGTGTACAATGATACTATTGGAATGCAAAATGCCACCACACCAGACAGactaatgtatgtacatgtatatttacaaCAATCAGGTCAGTTGAAACACAGCCaacacagcccccctcccacccaaaTTGTGCAGTCTGTGCCCCATATATGGGCCCAAGGTCATGTCCTTTCAGTAGGTGCGACCTAGAAAGTATGACAAACTGACAGACTCAGCCCATCTTTGCCATAGTCCAATGACCTTCAAAAAGGTCAACGTTCCTTCTATATCTGCTTTTATGAGTTACTATCTGTTAAGTTGAAACACAGCCAGTAGAGCTTAATCTAGAACCCAAGTCTGGctttatgtactgtacataggacaatgaaggtcagacagccaggtaataagatacgcaatgtaacattactcaagcaacttgataaaatttggaaatggtcagtcactgacaaaaggcaGCGGATGCTGTTTAAAAtgcctgaccgtttccaaattcatccagttgcttgggtaactgttaccttgcatatctatGTACTGCAGTTGAGGCTCATAGTCATACTGGTAATCAATATGTAgggaggtcagtgaccttcaGATTACATTACAAACCCAACCCATGTCCATTCCATCTGCCTCACTGATCATGAGTTCACTGACCTTCAGCAAGGTAATTGTACTACTTTGTACTATCAACTTGGTCTATAGCAGACTTCTTCATTTTataacaaaaatgcaaaaaatgacaaatacaaaATAGTGCTGTGCATTCAGTATGGGGGGAAAAGGCATGGAagctgaagggactaccctaaagattgattaaaaaaaaaaaagctgcagAAAGAAAATTCATTGTAATTTCTTATATGCCGTCTGCCAACCATGCAAAGTATGACCCGCCCATATTTTGCATAAAGCTGCCTGGTAACATCTTTGGTCTTCATTACTTCCAGCAAGGATTGGTTTGACTTTTGAGTTAGCTGGAAAATTAGACAGGGTGTTCTTTAGGTAATCACAAGACATCTAATTATGTACAGAAAAGCCAATTTCCATCTACACCATACACTTCTGAGCACTGTACTGGGTATACATACAGGTCAATTCCTTATGTCTCAACATTATTCTCTCATGCATATAGATGcatgataaagaaatgttttcacAGTTGCGCACTCAGTGCACTGCAACAAAGAGGGAGTGTACTGAAAACAGAAGAGAGCATTCAAATATTCCTTTCCAAGGAATTCTTATCATTCTGCTTAATGAAAGTTAATCTCACATTCACAGACAGCTGGACCTAAAAGCCAGTTGAATCCTACCCACCTTACAAGAGCTCTCAAAATCACCTGCACAATCCGACCACACTGAGGAAAGAAGTGTCCTGGCAGCTCGTGGACAAGATTTATACGTCTGCAGTTACCGGCGTCTGGGCAAGATGGCTGCCGTACAGGGCTATATATAACAGCTATAAAGTCACATTGACATTGGGACGACCTCTATGTGTGCAAGGCACAGTAACCCATAAGGCCAAACCATTCAGTTTTAGGGGGTGGACAGAACAAAAGTGGTTGTCCTTTCAATTAAAGGTAAATCATTATGATGAGATTTGTATTAGGATGAAAGGGTTGTTACACGTACTACCAGTAAACATGGTAGACTTACCATGAAAAATCCATGCTCACAATTTCACCCCTAAACTAATTAATAAAGAGGCTAAAAGTCATAGAAACATTATACATTTGTGGCTAGTCTATTTTGGGGGATTTCCTTATTTTAAGCATTGTCAGTATGTACATATTATAACAGTCCCTAACCTCTAACCATAGTGACCTTTATCATTGATCATTTATAAtactatatactagtaaccttaagcacacttaagtagtttggcaccaaattctctattggttacaggggtaggcagcagagagaaggttaaacctTAAATCTTAAATCTTATCAAAGTCAAGAACAAgcgtattgaaagaaaaattatctatGGATTCTGTGTTCATATGAAGCAAGAATATATGAAAAGGGCACATCATGAAGCAAAATTAGGAAGTAGAAATATAACAGATGTAATTTCAAACACTTTCAACTCTTGCTCTAAGTTTATTCAATAAATAATTCACCGGCTCACCTATCACATGTACTGGAAGATTTGTCAGTTTGACAGTGACTTTGCTTCTTTAAAACACAAGCATATATTAACTTATGTAGTGTGAATATGTCACTTCCTGAAGTTTATGTCATGTCCTGCGTTCCAAGAAGAAAGCATGAAGTGTGGATAGAGCATTTACATAGCAGAGGAAGTAGCTATGCTTCAGTAACACTACGGAAAACTTTCAAATAGTAAATTCATCATGACTAGGCTTTTTTCTCCACACTTAACTTTAATTTACTGAAATTTTTAGCTACTTTACTGTCCGTATCAatgtgtttaaccttctccgtGCTGCCCAACCGCTGAGTGTAGTTGGGATAGTCACCCCAATGTTttgatgtggaaaaaaaaaaaacacccttgTGAGCTTTCAATCTAACTAAAGCACCCTATTTTAGTACCAAGAAGTACCATGCAAGAAATACAGGGCTTCTCTTCAGTTTTCTTTGAGGCAAAAGTAATTTTAGCAGCACACTTTAAAAC encodes the following:
- the LOC136423213 gene encoding fructose-bisphosphate aldolase-like isoform X2, which gives rise to MTSLGESVTSLLSCDLLAPSREPRWLFDDFFPSFFFVSVCIEKPTQISKMDAPLTPELKKELAATANAIVSPGKGILAADESTGTMGKRFANISVENTEENRRTYRQLLFSSGSEMPKYISGVILFHETLYQKADDGTPFVKMLQDQGIIPGIKVDKGVVPLSGTAGEGTTQGLDGLAERCAQYYKDGCRFAKWRCVLKISGTTPSYLAITENANVLARYATICQANGLVPIVEPEILPDGDHTLETSQRITERVLSATYKALMDHHIYLEGTLLKPNMCTPGQSCSTRYTAEQIAAATVTALSRTVPAAVPGIVFLSGGQSEEDASINLNAINQFQGKKPWKLTFSYGRALQASALKAWAGKGDQIKAGQGAFLGRAKANGMACVAKYTGESSLAGSESLFVADHQY
- the LOC136423213 gene encoding fructose-bisphosphate aldolase-like isoform X1 translates to MTSLGESVTSLLSCDLLAPSREPRWLFDDFFPSFFFVSVCIEKPTQISKMDAPLTPELKKELAATANAIVSPGKGILAADESTGTMGKRFANISVENTEENRRTYRQLLFSSGSEMPKYISGVILFHETLYQKADDGTPFVKMLQDQGIIPGIKVDKGVVPLSGTAGEGTTQGLDGLAERCAQYYKDGCRFAKWRCVLKISGTTPSYLAITENANVLARYATICQANGLVPIVEPEILPDGDHTLETSQRITERVLSATYKALMDHHIYLEGTLLKPNMCTPGQSCSTRYTAEQIAAATVTALSRTVPAAVPGIVFLSGGQSEEDASINLNAINQFQGKKPWKLTFSYGRALQASALKAWAGKGDQIKAGQGAFLGRAKAAGEAAAGKYGGGVSGAAAAESLFIKDHAY
- the LOC136423213 gene encoding fructose-bisphosphate aldolase-like isoform X3 → MDAPLTPELKKELAATANAIVSPGKGILAADESTGTMGKRFANISVENTEENRRTYRQLLFSSGSEMPKYISGVILFHETLYQKADDGTPFVKMLQDQGIIPGIKVDKGVVPLSGTAGEGTTQGLDGLAERCAQYYKDGCRFAKWRCVLKISGTTPSYLAITENANVLARYATICQANGLVPIVEPEILPDGDHTLETSQRITERVLSATYKALMDHHIYLEGTLLKPNMCTPGQSCSTRYTAEQIAAATVTALSRTVPAAVPGIVFLSGGQSEEDASINLNAINQFQGKKPWKLTFSYGRALQASALKAWAGKGDQIKAGQGAFLGRAKAAGEAAAGKYGGGVSGAAAAESLFIKDHAY